From a region of the Coffea arabica cultivar ET-39 chromosome 3e, Coffea Arabica ET-39 HiFi, whole genome shotgun sequence genome:
- the LOC113737639 gene encoding uncharacterized protein, translated as MTLRSGKKVEGSQLVVPKGKSDEQIEKEFEEEGGGNSNPKIISDSLVNHKSNTPPFPNRLGKPRKPEKEKEILEMFRKVEINIPLLNVIKQVPKYVRFLKDLCTNKRRLRGDERVVMGENVSAILERKFPPKCRDPGMFMIPFKMGNTTIKKAMLDLGASINVISKTIYALLNFGPLKETRIIIQLADRTYAYLDGLVEDVLVQVNKLVFPTDFYVLDMRDEKSVNPLPILLGRHFLNTARTKIDVNKGTLSMKFDRKTVHFNIFDAMRYPKESNSIFALSVIDPLVKGVFEFDGKNEQKITLTKHLELGATLDVELSDELRHMVEALHSLPSISLRYELATLFTPETHQKLLSSIVQAPKLKLEPFPSHLKYVFLGDKETLLVIIFAHLSPSQEDKLVRLIQDYKKAIGWTIANIKGISPSFCMHRIRLEEDAKLVRQA; from the coding sequence ATGACCTTGAGAAGCGGCAAAAAAGTTGAAGGGTCCCAACTAGTAGTCCCTAAAGGTAAGAGCGATGAGCAAATAGAAAAGGAGTTTGAGGAAGAAGGAGGGGGAAATTCAAATCCCAAAATAATCTCCGACTCTCTTGTGAATCATAAATCTAATACTCCACCTTTTCCTAACAGGTTGGGAAAGCCAAGGAAACCAGAGAAGGAGAAAGAGATTCTGGAGATGTTCAGAAAAGTGGAGATAAACATCCCCCTGTTGAACGTAATCAAACAAGTACCAAAGTATGTAAGGTTTCTGAAAGATTTGTGCACTAATAAGAGGAGACTAAGGGGTGATGAAAGAGTGGTGATGGGAGAAAACGTATCAGCTATACTCGAAAGGAAGTTCCCACCCAAGTGTAGGGATCCAGGTATGTTCATGATCCCATTTAAGATGGGAAATACTACAATTAAGAAAGCAATGCTAGATTTGGGAGCATCTATAAATGTAATATCTAAAACTATTTATGCTTTATTAAATTTTGGGCCATTAAaagaaactagaatcataattCAATTAGCAGACCGTACTTATGCTTATCTGGATGGGCTAGTTGAAGATGTCTTAGTGCAGGTAAATAAACTAGTATTTCCAACTGATTTCTATGTTCTAGATATGCGAGATGAAAAGTCTGTGAATCCGTTACCTATCCTATTAGGTAGACATTTCTTGAATACTGCTAGGACTAAAATTGATGTAAATAAGGGTACTTTgtcaatgaaatttgatagaaagaCTGtacattttaatatttttgatgccATGAGGTACCCTAAAGAGTCTAACTCGATTTTTGCTTTGAGTGTCATTGACCCACTTGTGAAGGGAGTTTTTGAATTTGATGGTAAGAATGAACAAAAGATAACTTTGACTAAGCATCTTGAGTTGGGAGCAACTCTTGATGTAGAACTAAGTGATGAACTACGACATATGGTTGAAGCATTACACTCACTTCCATCTATTTCTCTAAGATATGAGCTTGCTACCCTTTTTACACCAGAAACTCATCAAAAGTTGTTGTCTTCTATTGTACAGGCACCAAAGTTGAAGCTCGAACCTTTCCCAAGCCATTTGAAGTATGTGTTTTTAGGAGACAAGGAGACGCTACTAGTCATTATCTTTGCACACTTGTCACCTAGTCAGGAGGACAAACTGGTTCGACTTATTCAAGATTATAAGAAAGCGATTGGATGGACCATTGCAAACATCAAAGGAATCAGCCCCTCCTTTTGCATGCACAGGATTAGGTTAGAAGAGGATGCAAAACTAGTGAGACAAGCTTAG